The proteins below come from a single Xiphophorus couchianus chromosome 20, X_couchianus-1.0, whole genome shotgun sequence genomic window:
- the slc16a1a gene encoding monocarboxylate transporter 1a, giving the protein MPVAIGGPQGYTPPEGGWGWMVVIGAFISIGFSYATAKSITVFFKEIEVIFNVSSSQVSWISSIMLAVTYGGGPISSILVNKYGSRPVMMVGGFLSGTGFVAASFCNSVEALYFCVGVMGGLGLSFNLNPALTMIGKYFFKRRPVANGIAMAGSPVFLSTLAPLNTWLYDQFGWRGSFLILGGLLLNCCVAGSLMRPIGQKPKLAEKTTERKSILQTINSFLDLTLFKHRGFLLYIMGNVVMLFGLFAPLVFLSNYAKSKEIPKEKAAFLLSVLAFVDMVARPSMGIVANTKWIRPRIQYFFAISVLYNGVCHVLAPLSVDYKGFVIYAIFFGFAFGWLSSVLFETLMDLVGAQRFSSAVGLVTIMECAPVLLGPPLLGKFKDVYHDYKYTYQGCGIVLIISSVFLFVGMGINYRLLDKEKKEEERKARMGVRQPNASRDNSAKEVGEVRSSEDTV; this is encoded by the exons ATGCCAGTTGCCATCGGAGGGCCTCAGGGCTACACACCACCTGAGGGTGGCTGGGGTTGGATGGTGGTGATTGGGGCCTTTATCTCTATTGGCTTCTCCTATGCAACTGCCAAGTCCATCACTGTCTTCTTCAAGGAAATCGAAGTGATATTCAATGTGAGCAGCAGCCAGGTGTCTTGGATCTCCTCCATCATGTTAGCGGTCACATACGGTGGAG GCCCTATCAGCAGCATCCTGGTGAACAAATATGGGAGTCGTCCTGTCATGATGGTTGGAGGATTCCTGTCTGGAACTGGATTTGTTGCTGCTTCTTTCTGCAACTCCGTTGAGGCGCTATATTTTTGCGTGGGTGTAATGggag gtttgggATTGTCCTTTAACCTCAACCCAGCCCTCACTATGATTGGAAAATACTTCTTCAAGAGACGGCCTGTAGCTAACGGGATTGCCATGGCTGGTAGCCCTGTCTTTCTCTCTACGCTGGCTCCTCTTAACACCTGGCTCTATGATCAGTTCGGTTGGAGAGGAAGTTTTCTAATCCTGGGCGGGCTTCTTCTTAATTGCTGTGTGGCTGGCTCCCTCATGCGACCAATAGGACAAAAACCCAAACTTGCAGAAAAGACCACTGAAAGGAAGAGTATATTGCAGACCATTAACAGCTTCCTGGACCTCACTTTATTTAAACACCGGGGATTTTTACTCTACATTATGGGCAATGTTGTCatgttgtttggtttatttgctCCACTGGTGTTTCTTTCCAATTATGCAAAGAGTAAAGAAATCCCTAAAGAGAAGGCAGCGTTTCTTCTCTCTGTGTTGGCTTTTGTTGACATGGTTGCACGGCCCTCAATGGGCATTGTAGCCAACACTAAGTGGATTCGGCCCAGGATACAGTACTTCTTTGCGATTTCTGTCTTGTATAATGGCGTGTGTCATGTTCTTGCTCCATTATCAGTAGACTACAAAGGCTTTGTAATTTATGCCATCTTTTTTGGATTTGCCTTCGGCTGGCTGAGCTCAGTGCTGTTTGAGACCTTGATGGACTTGGTTGGGGCCCAGCGCTTTTCAAGTGCTGTTGGGCTGGTCACTATTATGGAGTGTGCGCCGGTTTTGTTAGGGCCCCCGTTACTTG GAAAGTTCAAAGACGTCTACCATGATTACAAGTACACGTACCAAGGCTGTGGGATTGTTCTCATCATCTCCAGTGTCTTCCTGTTTGTAGGCATGGGAATTAACTATCGACTGCTGgacaaggagaaaaaagaagaggagagaaaggCCAGGATGGGAGTTAGACAACCAAATGCCAGCAGGGATAACTCTGCCAAAGAGGTTGGAGAGGTTAGGAGCAGTGAGGACACTGTTTAG